In the genome of Dehalococcoidia bacterium, one region contains:
- a CDS encoding acyl carrier protein, translating into MPDVYTRVKQIVVDRLGVDEAQVRPEASFRDDLKADSLDLVELIMAMEEEFSKDGQKIEISDQEAEKIITVQDAVNFLKAKGIKDTP; encoded by the coding sequence ATGCCCGATGTCTACACCCGTGTGAAGCAAATCGTGGTAGACCGCCTGGGCGTGGACGAGGCCCAGGTGCGCCCCGAAGCCTCTTTCCGGGATGATTTGAAGGCCGACTCCCTAGACCTGGTGGAACTGATTATGGCTATGGAGGAGGAGTTCAGCAAGGACGGACAGAAGATAGAGATCTCCGACCAGGAGGCGGAGAAGATTATCACCGTCCAGGATGCGGTGAACTTCCTGAAGGCTAAGGGCATCAAGGATACCCCCTGA
- the nusB gene encoding transcription antitermination factor NusB, with protein MVVISQEPDQEIEEEGLGCEGFSLRRRARAVAFLALCEVDLARHDPHKALDWIAREAGLAPEGVAFAQRLLLGTLEHLPSIDQTIQRCAPAWPVPQLATVDRNLLRLAIYELTADMQTPPKVVINEAVELAKVYGGDSSPRFVNGVLGCVVEASQRLTSSS; from the coding sequence GTGGTGGTAATCTCCCAAGAGCCGGACCAGGAGATAGAAGAAGAGGGTTTGGGGTGCGAGGGGTTCTCCCTGCGCCGCCGGGCCCGCGCCGTGGCCTTCCTGGCCCTGTGTGAGGTGGACTTGGCCCGCCACGACCCCCACAAGGCCCTGGATTGGATCGCCCGGGAGGCAGGTCTGGCCCCGGAGGGGGTCGCCTTCGCCCAGAGGCTCTTGCTGGGCACTCTGGAGCACCTCCCCAGCATTGACCAGACCATTCAGCGGTGTGCTCCTGCCTGGCCCGTGCCCCAATTGGCCACTGTGGACCGTAACCTTTTGCGCCTGGCGATTTATGAACTCACCGCAGACATGCAAACCCCGCCCAAAGTGGTCATCAATGAGGCGGTGGAGCTGGCTAAGGTCTATGGGGGCGATAGTTCCCCCCGCTTTGTCAATGGGGTACTGGGATGCGTGGTAGAGGCCTCCCAGCGCCTCACCTCATCCTCGTAG
- a CDS encoding MBL fold metallo-hydrolase, with protein METIHQDDTALLLRVVCGRYSNNAYILACRATGEGLLIDAPEEPHKVLDALGGIPVRTILLTHRHPDHWAGLATLKSALGVPVAIGSADAEGLPFPPDILIADGQVFPFGRHVLQAIATPGHTPGSTCFLWGRFLFSGDTLFPGGPGRTRTPQDFRQIVESIRQRLLTLPEDTRVLPGHGAATTIGRARAEYAVFASRPHPPDLCGDVVWAG; from the coding sequence GTGGAGACGATACACCAGGACGATACAGCGCTCCTCCTGCGGGTAGTGTGCGGGCGCTACAGCAACAACGCCTACATCCTGGCCTGTCGTGCCACGGGGGAGGGTCTGCTTATTGACGCCCCAGAGGAACCTCACAAGGTGCTGGACGCCCTCGGGGGCATCCCAGTGCGCACCATCCTGCTTACCCACCGCCATCCCGACCACTGGGCAGGCCTGGCTACCCTCAAGAGCGCCCTTGGGGTGCCTGTAGCCATCGGCTCCGCCGATGCGGAGGGCCTCCCCTTCCCTCCTGACATCCTCATCGCCGATGGACAGGTTTTTCCCTTTGGCAGGCATGTCCTACAGGCCATCGCCACCCCGGGCCACACGCCGGGGTCCACCTGCTTCCTGTGGGGGAGGTTCCTGTTCAGTGGGGACACCCTGTTCCCGGGCGGGCCGGGGCGCACCCGCACCCCCCAGGATTTCCGCCAGATTGTGGAGAGCATCCGTCAGCGCCTGCTGACCCTGCCCGAAGACACCCGCGTCCTGCCCGGCCACGGGGCGGCCACCACCATCGGCCGGGCGCGGGCAGAGTATGCCGTCTTTGCCAGCCGTCCCCACCCGCCCGACCTGTGTGGGGATGTGGTGTGGGCTGGGTAG
- the fabD gene encoding ACP S-malonyltransferase — translation MSQGLTPAPFAFLFPGQGTQFVGMGRDLAEASPAARALFQQADEALGFPLSRLMFEGPQADLTRTDNAQPAILVASLACLAALEEVVGKGALPPPAYAAGHSLGEYTALVAARSLTVEDAVRLVRLRGRLMQEASERCPGTMVVVLGLDEMTVEEVCRETGAQISTVNTEEQIVIAGDHLAVARAADLCALRGARRLVPLQVAGAFHTTLMASAREGLAQALAQVPIRDPQVPIVANASARPITTAQEVRQELVEQLCAPVRWKHSMQFLLSRGIKTFVELGPGRVLSGMLRQMSREVRLLPIADARSLAGVTAPWW, via the coding sequence GTGAGCCAAGGGCTAACGCCAGCACCGTTTGCTTTCCTCTTCCCCGGGCAGGGGACGCAGTTTGTGGGCATGGGGCGGGACCTGGCCGAGGCCTCGCCTGCGGCGCGCGCGCTGTTCCAGCAGGCCGATGAGGCCCTGGGATTTCCCCTTTCCCGTCTGATGTTTGAAGGCCCCCAGGCCGATCTCACCCGCACCGACAATGCCCAGCCTGCCATCCTGGTGGCCAGCCTGGCCTGCCTGGCGGCCCTGGAGGAGGTGGTGGGCAAGGGGGCCCTGCCCCCACCCGCCTACGCCGCCGGCCACAGCCTCGGCGAATACACCGCCCTGGTGGCTGCCCGCTCCCTGACGGTGGAGGACGCCGTGCGCCTGGTGCGCCTGCGGGGGCGCCTGATGCAGGAGGCCTCCGAGCGCTGCCCCGGCACAATGGTGGTGGTGCTGGGGCTGGATGAAATGACGGTGGAGGAGGTCTGCCGGGAGACGGGTGCCCAGATCTCCACCGTCAACACCGAGGAGCAGATCGTCATCGCGGGCGATCATTTGGCGGTGGCCCGTGCGGCCGACCTGTGCGCCCTGCGGGGTGCTCGCCGCTTGGTGCCCTTGCAGGTGGCTGGGGCTTTCCATACCACTTTGATGGCTAGCGCGCGGGAGGGGTTGGCGCAAGCTTTGGCCCAGGTTCCCATCCGCGACCCCCAGGTGCCCATTGTGGCCAACGCCTCGGCCCGCCCCATCACCACCGCCCAGGAGGTGCGCCAGGAACTGGTGGAGCAACTGTGCGCCCCCGTGCGCTGGAAGCACTCCATGCAGTTCCTCCTCTCCCGTGGCATCAAGACCTTTGTGGAGTTGGGGCCGGGGAGGGTGCTGAGTGGCATGCTCCGCCAGATGTCCCGTGAGGTGCGCCTGCTCCCCATCGCCGATGCTCGGAGTCTGGCAGGAGTAACGGCCCCGTGGTGGTAA
- a CDS encoding radical SAM protein, with product MVRWPVPPEVDGEGRFLIPRKEFVPAYVRAYEDGSLKRKVEEALALLGPSCRVCPRYCKGVDRLADKAGVCRIGRYAWVASAFPHFGEEDVLRGWNGSGTIFFSGCNLRCVFCQNWDISQFRVGQECTPRDLARLMLSLQERGCHNINFVTPEHVVPQVVEALPYAVEMGVRLPLVYNTSSYDSPESLRVLDGLIDVYMPDFKFWEREHARTYLIAPDYPEVARHSIAEMHRQVGVLRVDEDGLALRGVLVRHLVMPGMLEDTAYILRWLASLSPDTYVNVMEQYHPAWKAAEDPRFAAINRPVTDEEMQEAYRLAREAGLWRLDRRWRPLGRARRLLLVGG from the coding sequence GTGGTGCGTTGGCCGGTTCCCCCAGAGGTGGATGGGGAGGGGCGATTCCTTATCCCCCGCAAGGAGTTCGTCCCTGCCTATGTGCGCGCCTACGAGGACGGCTCCCTGAAGCGCAAGGTAGAGGAGGCCCTGGCGTTACTCGGCCCCTCGTGCCGTGTCTGCCCCCGCTACTGCAAAGGTGTAGACCGTCTCGCCGACAAGGCCGGCGTCTGCCGCATCGGGCGCTATGCCTGGGTGGCCAGCGCCTTTCCCCACTTTGGCGAGGAGGATGTGCTGCGGGGATGGAACGGCTCGGGCACCATCTTCTTCTCGGGCTGTAACCTGCGCTGTGTGTTCTGCCAGAACTGGGATATCAGCCAGTTCCGTGTGGGGCAGGAGTGCACCCCCCGCGACCTGGCCCGCCTGATGCTCTCCCTGCAGGAGAGGGGGTGCCACAACATCAACTTCGTCACGCCCGAGCATGTGGTGCCCCAGGTGGTGGAGGCCCTCCCCTATGCGGTGGAGATGGGGGTGCGCCTTCCCCTGGTCTACAACACCAGTTCCTACGATAGCCCCGAGAGCCTACGGGTGTTGGACGGCCTCATAGACGTGTACATGCCCGACTTCAAGTTTTGGGAGCGGGAGCACGCCCGCACCTACCTAATCGCCCCCGATTACCCCGAAGTGGCCCGCCACAGCATCGCCGAGATGCACCGGCAAGTGGGGGTGCTCAGGGTGGACGAGGACGGCCTGGCCCTGCGGGGGGTGCTGGTACGCCACCTGGTGATGCCAGGGATGTTGGAGGACACCGCTTACATCCTCCGTTGGCTGGCGTCCCTCTCCCCCGATACCTATGTCAATGTGATGGAGCAGTATCACCCCGCCTGGAAGGCCGCCGAAGATCCCCGCTTTGCGGCCATCAACCGCCCCGTTACCGATGAGGAGATGCAGGAGGCTTACCGTCTGGCGCGGGAGGCGGGCCTGTGGCGTCTGGACCGGCGGTGGCGTCCCCTGGGACGGGCGCGTCGCCTCCTGCTGGTGGGGGGATAG
- a CDS encoding MBL fold metallo-hydrolase, with product MPSTVSIDGVEFTRYVQATFKIKSNRLTIWVDPHRVGEKEVGADKADLILITHPHFDHLDPASIKACAKKETVIVTNPVVAGHLPEDVKNTWKVVAIKAGQSTDQKGSHIKAFPGYNQYHPKEQGFNTMFLFTIGGKIVLHCGDTNKVDEMGQLGPVDIALVPIGGTYTCDETEAAAAVNDLIKPKVAIPMHYGYATGGDPHKFKSLVKGARVEILDPVLPVRFQG from the coding sequence GTGCCCAGCACCGTCTCCATTGACGGCGTAGAGTTCACCCGCTATGTGCAAGCCACCTTCAAAATCAAGAGCAACCGCCTGACCATCTGGGTGGACCCCCACCGCGTCGGCGAGAAGGAGGTGGGGGCCGATAAGGCTGACCTGATCCTCATCACCCACCCCCATTTTGACCACCTGGATCCCGCCTCCATCAAGGCATGCGCCAAGAAGGAGACGGTCATCGTTACCAACCCCGTGGTGGCCGGCCACCTCCCCGAGGATGTCAAGAACACCTGGAAGGTGGTGGCCATCAAGGCTGGCCAGTCCACCGACCAGAAGGGGAGCCACATCAAGGCCTTCCCTGGCTATAACCAGTACCACCCCAAGGAGCAAGGCTTCAACACCATGTTCCTGTTCACCATTGGAGGGAAGATCGTCCTCCACTGCGGGGATACCAATAAGGTGGACGAGATGGGGCAGTTGGGCCCGGTGGATATCGCCCTGGTGCCCATCGGGGGCACCTATACCTGTGATGAAACGGAAGCGGCCGCCGCCGTCAACGACCTCATCAAGCCCAAGGTGGCCATCCCCATGCACTATGGGTATGCCACAGGGGGCGACCCGCACAAGTTCAAGAGCCTGGTGAAAGGGGCACGAGTGGAAATCCTGGACCCCGTGCTCCCTGTGCGCTTCCAGGGGTAG
- a CDS encoding 50S ribosomal protein L11 methyltransferase, producing MAFGRVGARTCVEQEGGWNPDEGESPPPHAPLTLRAYLPADRTLPRRRARLDTAWRLLSLITPLPPLAERLVEQAQWEKVWKEGFQIVRVGRIVVRPVWETHTPQPGDLVLSLEPGLAFGTGHHPTTRLCLAWMQELPVAGRRILDLGTGSGILAIAAGLLGAERVVGLDIDAMAVRAARANVRLNGLSGCVRVQRGSLPWREGGQFHGIVANISAKVVCRLAAALWEALYPGGWLLASGILQEQQEEVAHALGGVGFPPPQVRREGEWVAMRTGRPSEKSTGQGGTSLPRRMECGPDAGKR from the coding sequence GTGGCTTTCGGGCGAGTGGGCGCCCGCACCTGCGTGGAGCAGGAGGGGGGCTGGAACCCCGATGAGGGGGAGTCCCCCCCGCCTCACGCCCCCCTCACCCTCCGTGCCTACCTCCCTGCCGATAGGACCCTCCCCCGACGGCGCGCCCGTCTGGATACTGCATGGCGCCTCCTCTCCCTTATTACACCCCTGCCCCCTTTGGCGGAGCGTCTGGTGGAGCAGGCCCAGTGGGAGAAAGTGTGGAAGGAGGGGTTCCAAATTGTGCGGGTGGGGCGGATCGTGGTGCGCCCTGTGTGGGAAACCCATACCCCCCAGCCGGGCGACTTGGTGCTGAGCTTGGAGCCCGGCTTGGCCTTTGGCACAGGCCACCACCCCACTACCCGTCTCTGCCTGGCGTGGATGCAGGAGTTGCCCGTCGCTGGCCGGCGCATTCTGGACTTGGGGACGGGCTCGGGGATTCTCGCCATTGCGGCGGGTCTGCTGGGGGCGGAGCGGGTAGTGGGTTTGGATATTGATGCGATGGCGGTGCGTGCGGCGCGGGCCAATGTGCGCCTCAATGGTCTGTCGGGTTGCGTGCGGGTGCAGAGGGGGAGCCTGCCGTGGCGTGAGGGGGGGCAGTTCCACGGCATTGTGGCCAACATCTCTGCCAAGGTGGTGTGCCGTTTGGCTGCTGCCCTGTGGGAGGCGCTGTATCCTGGGGGCTGGCTCCTGGCCAGCGGCATCCTCCAGGAGCAGCAGGAGGAGGTGGCACACGCCCTGGGAGGTGTGGGTTTCCCTCCGCCCCAGGTGCGTCGGGAGGGGGAGTGGGTGGCCATGCGGACGGGGCGTCCGTCGGAAAAAAGCACGGGGCAGGGAGGCACCTCCCTGCCCCGAAGGATGGAGTGTGGGCCCGACGCAGGTAAACGCTAG
- a CDS encoding DUF177 domain-containing protein, whose protein sequence is MQFNVATLLKEPVGSARVYTLDEEQVRLDDLLVAPFHSWVRFTRTEKGIWVQARVDTAVASTCSRCLAEFSQRLQFTFDEEFFPTVDVHTGARLPLPPPEQESFTIDAHHLLDLTEVMRQYALVSIPMKPLCRADCRGLCPTCGADLNSGPCTCPAPVSDPRWEALRRLLPPDAADKP, encoded by the coding sequence ATGCAGTTCAATGTGGCAACCCTGTTGAAGGAGCCGGTGGGGTCGGCGCGGGTTTATACCCTGGACGAAGAGCAGGTGCGCCTGGATGACCTTTTGGTGGCCCCTTTCCACAGTTGGGTGCGCTTCACCCGCACGGAGAAGGGCATCTGGGTGCAGGCCCGTGTGGATACGGCGGTGGCATCCACCTGCAGCCGATGCTTGGCCGAGTTTTCCCAGCGTTTGCAGTTCACTTTTGACGAAGAGTTTTTCCCAACGGTGGATGTGCATACGGGCGCCCGTTTGCCCCTCCCTCCTCCGGAACAGGAGTCCTTCACTATCGATGCCCATCACCTCCTGGACCTGACCGAGGTGATGCGCCAATATGCTTTGGTGAGCATCCCGATGAAGCCCCTCTGCCGCGCCGACTGCCGAGGCCTGTGCCCCACCTGTGGGGCGGATTTGAACAGTGGCCCCTGCACCTGCCCAGCCCCCGTCTCTGACCCCCGGTGGGAGGCCCTTCGGCGTCTCCTGCCACCCGATGCGGCAGACAAACCCTAA
- the ctaD gene encoding cytochrome c oxidase subunit I → MAVSTGAVRRPAEATFWSTVWEWLTTVDHKRIGILYFWTVIVWFLLAGAQALLMRLQLARPDAQVLTPAVYNQLYTMHGTAMVFLVGTPVASVFANMVLPMMIGARDVAFPRLNALSYWIFLFGGLLLNAGWLAGGAFDVGWTGYANMSTRPFTEGIGANFWVMGLIVLGFSSMASALNFLVTIINMRAPGMTLMRMPLFVWALAIVFILVLFAFPVLTVALIFLWFDRFYGTRFFDVSAGGNIFLWQHLFWIFGHPEVYILILPAFGILSEVIPTFSRKPIFGYTTMVLAMVAIAFLGFSVWAHHMFTVGMGPVGNFAFSLSTMLIAIPTGVKVFNWLATMWGGRIRWQTPMLFAGNAVLLFVVGGLSGMMHASPPIDAQQHDSYFVVAHFHYVLFGGLVMAVFAGIYYWLPKLTGRLLDEGLGKVHFWLTFVGFNLTFFPMHFLGALGMPRRIYTYPAEAGWGTLNLLITIGAFITAVGTLFFAYNLFRSLQKGQPAGNDPWDGRTLEWSIPSPPPEYNFEKIPVVHSRDAWWEEKRQRRIAPVGGGSNGHGPTPTHAQGHAHGTSGGEEIHLPKPSIIPLILALGLAVAGLGTIYSRALIALGLAITVGAIVAWVLEPPIRGVIRSKE, encoded by the coding sequence ATGGCTGTCAGCACTGGTGCCGTCCGTCGTCCTGCCGAAGCCACCTTCTGGTCCACCGTGTGGGAGTGGCTCACCACAGTGGACCACAAGCGCATCGGGATACTCTACTTCTGGACAGTGATCGTCTGGTTCCTGTTGGCGGGGGCACAGGCTCTGCTGATGCGCCTGCAACTGGCCCGCCCCGATGCCCAGGTGCTCACCCCCGCTGTGTATAACCAGTTGTATACCATGCACGGCACAGCGATGGTGTTCCTGGTGGGCACCCCTGTCGCCTCGGTGTTCGCCAATATGGTTTTGCCGATGATGATCGGGGCGCGGGATGTGGCCTTCCCCCGTCTGAACGCCCTGAGTTACTGGATCTTCCTGTTCGGGGGCCTGCTGTTGAACGCGGGGTGGTTGGCAGGTGGGGCCTTTGATGTGGGGTGGACGGGCTATGCCAACATGTCCACCCGCCCCTTCACCGAGGGGATCGGGGCCAACTTCTGGGTGATGGGGCTGATTGTGCTGGGCTTCTCCTCCATGGCCAGCGCCTTGAACTTCCTCGTAACCATTATCAACATGCGCGCCCCGGGGATGACCCTGATGCGTATGCCCCTCTTCGTATGGGCGCTGGCCATTGTGTTCATTCTGGTGCTGTTCGCCTTCCCTGTGCTCACGGTGGCGCTGATCTTCCTGTGGTTTGACCGCTTCTATGGCACCCGCTTCTTCGATGTGTCGGCGGGCGGGAACATCTTCCTCTGGCAGCACCTGTTCTGGATCTTCGGGCACCCGGAGGTTTATATCCTTATTCTGCCCGCCTTCGGCATCCTCTCGGAGGTGATCCCCACCTTCTCCCGCAAGCCCATATTTGGCTATACCACGATGGTGCTGGCCATGGTGGCCATCGCCTTCCTGGGGTTCAGCGTGTGGGCGCACCACATGTTCACGGTGGGCATGGGGCCGGTGGGCAACTTCGCCTTCTCTTTGTCCACCATGCTCATCGCCATCCCCACAGGGGTGAAAGTGTTCAACTGGCTGGCCACCATGTGGGGCGGGCGCATCCGCTGGCAGACGCCCATGCTCTTTGCGGGGAATGCGGTGCTTCTGTTCGTGGTTGGGGGGTTGAGCGGGATGATGCACGCCTCCCCGCCCATTGACGCCCAACAACACGACTCCTACTTCGTGGTGGCCCACTTCCACTATGTGCTGTTTGGGGGGCTGGTGATGGCTGTGTTCGCGGGGATTTACTACTGGCTCCCCAAACTGACAGGGCGCCTCCTGGACGAGGGGCTGGGCAAGGTGCACTTCTGGCTCACCTTCGTCGGCTTCAACCTCACCTTCTTCCCCATGCACTTCCTGGGGGCCCTGGGGATGCCCCGCCGCATCTACACCTACCCGGCCGAGGCGGGTTGGGGCACCCTCAACCTGCTCATCACCATCGGGGCGTTCATCACAGCGGTGGGGACTTTGTTCTTCGCCTATAACCTGTTCCGCAGTCTGCAGAAGGGTCAGCCGGCTGGGAACGACCCCTGGGATGGGCGCACTTTGGAGTGGTCCATCCCCTCACCTCCGCCCGAATACAACTTTGAGAAGATCCCCGTGGTGCACAGCCGCGACGCCTGGTGGGAGGAGAAGCGCCAGCGGCGCATCGCCCCTGTGGGCGGGGGCTCCAACGGACACGGCCCCACGCCCACCCACGCCCAGGGACACGCCCACGGGACAAGCGGGGGGGAGGAGATTCACCTGCCTAAGCCATCTATCATTCCCCTCATCCTGGCTTTGGGCCTGGCGGTGGCGGGCCTGGGCACCATCTACTCGCGGGCGCTGATCGCCCTGGGGCTGGCCATCACCGTGGGGGCCATTGTGGCCTGGGTTCTGGAGCCTCCCATCCGCGGCGTTATCCGCAGCAAGGAGTAG
- the rpmF gene encoding 50S ribosomal protein L32, whose protein sequence is MPPLPKKQLSKSKQRKRAAHYRFRAMAVVPCPQCRRPRLAHHVCPFCGTYKGRKVLQGEHQQ, encoded by the coding sequence ATGCCCCCTCTTCCGAAAAAACAACTCTCCAAATCTAAGCAGCGCAAGCGGGCTGCCCATTACCGCTTCCGTGCGATGGCGGTTGTCCCTTGTCCTCAGTGCCGGCGTCCACGCCTGGCCCATCATGTCTGCCCCTTCTGCGGCACCTACAAGGGACGGAAGGTGTTGCAGGGGGAGCACCAGCAGTAG
- the coxB gene encoding cytochrome c oxidase subunit II, whose translation MFSRLPLRCPRLVGVGLFLVIPLLLTACTAPQNTFAGQGDQARTILGLYWLLIGAAAFVGVVVIAMLLYAFFRFRHRPGAGEPQEVHGNTRLEIAWFLIPTIIVLIVAIPSWRTIFRFGQAPPPNALQVQVVAHQWWWEFRYLNHRGPDGNPIVSGNELYLPVGQPVALTLVSSDVIHSFWVPRLAGKMDANPGVTTRLTFTPHETGTFYGQCAEFCGLSHALMRFRVKVLPAEEFQQWVQRRQAHTLPPLVGDVQRGWEVFQARGCNACHTIDGTSARGIIGPNLTGMASRDGIAAMALPNTPEAMARWLRNPPAVKAGAKMPNLNLTDEEISALVAFMAALK comes from the coding sequence ATGTTTTCTCGCCTACCTCTGCGTTGCCCCCGCCTGGTGGGTGTGGGACTATTCCTGGTGATTCCCCTGCTGCTCACGGCATGCACTGCCCCCCAGAACACCTTCGCTGGGCAAGGCGACCAGGCCCGCACCATCCTGGGCCTGTACTGGCTTCTCATTGGGGCGGCGGCGTTCGTGGGGGTGGTGGTCATCGCCATGCTCCTGTACGCCTTCTTCCGCTTCCGCCACCGCCCTGGTGCCGGCGAACCCCAAGAGGTACACGGCAACACCCGCCTGGAGATTGCCTGGTTCCTTATCCCCACCATCATCGTGCTCATTGTGGCTATCCCCTCGTGGCGCACCATCTTCCGCTTCGGACAAGCCCCGCCCCCTAACGCCTTGCAGGTGCAGGTGGTGGCCCACCAATGGTGGTGGGAGTTCCGCTACCTGAATCACCGTGGCCCCGATGGCAACCCCATCGTGAGTGGGAATGAACTGTATCTGCCTGTCGGGCAGCCTGTTGCTTTGACCCTGGTCTCCTCCGATGTGATACACAGTTTCTGGGTGCCCCGCCTGGCCGGGAAGATGGATGCCAACCCCGGCGTTACCACCCGTCTCACCTTCACACCCCACGAGACGGGCACCTTCTACGGGCAGTGCGCCGAGTTCTGCGGTCTCTCCCACGCCCTCATGCGCTTTCGGGTGAAGGTGCTGCCGGCCGAGGAGTTCCAGCAGTGGGTCCAGCGGCGGCAGGCCCATACCCTTCCGCCCCTGGTCGGGGACGTCCAGCGGGGCTGGGAGGTGTTCCAGGCACGGGGATGCAACGCCTGCCATACCATCGATGGCACTAGCGCCCGCGGCATCATCGGCCCCAACCTGACGGGCATGGCCAGTCGGGACGGCATTGCCGCCATGGCCCTGCCCAATACCCCAGAGGCTATGGCGCGCTGGCTGCGCAACCCGCCAGCCGTCAAGGCCGGGGCCAAGATGCCCAACCTGAACCTGACCGATGAGGAAATTTCCGCCCTGGTGGCCTTTATGGCCGCCCTCAAGTAG
- a CDS encoding 2-oxo acid dehydrogenase subunit E2: MAVTVVMPQMGYDMREGKVVKWLKREGETVRRGEPLAEIETDKAVVEMPASGEGVVRKILVAEGTTVPVGKAIAIIGTADEPLPEMAEVVAPTPTPAPTPPTPTPPPTPAPAGEVRASPLARRLAEELGVDLRTVTGTGPGGRITEADVRRAAERAKAPPPAPPPPAPPAPPAEEEVPLTKMRQAIARLTTRAKQETPHFYVSVEIDMTEAVALRQQINKALEAQGTRVSINDMLVRACALALKEFPTFNASFQDGKLRMHKDIHIGIAISLEGDQGLIVPALLDCARKSLADIARASKDLVERANRGHLTPEEYGGATFSISNLGMYDVDSFIAIIHPPQAAVLAVGSVRPRPVVRDGQVVVRQMLTATLSVDHRVADGAQAARFLGRIKALLENPLSLVV; this comes from the coding sequence ATGGCAGTTACGGTAGTGATGCCCCAAATGGGCTACGACATGCGCGAGGGCAAGGTGGTGAAATGGCTGAAGCGGGAAGGGGAGACGGTGCGCCGAGGAGAGCCCCTTGCCGAGATTGAGACGGACAAGGCGGTGGTGGAGATGCCCGCTAGCGGAGAGGGGGTGGTGCGCAAAATCCTGGTGGCCGAGGGGACGACGGTGCCCGTAGGGAAGGCCATCGCCATCATCGGCACCGCCGACGAACCCCTGCCCGAGATGGCGGAGGTCGTCGCCCCTACACCCACGCCTGCCCCCACTCCACCGACGCCTACCCCTCCCCCTACGCCTGCTCCTGCCGGGGAGGTGCGTGCTTCACCTTTGGCGCGCCGTCTGGCCGAGGAACTGGGGGTGGACCTGCGCACAGTAACGGGCACCGGCCCCGGGGGACGCATCACTGAGGCGGATGTGCGCCGCGCCGCCGAACGGGCAAAGGCCCCGCCACCCGCACCTCCTCCCCCTGCACCGCCCGCACCTCCCGCCGAGGAGGAGGTGCCCCTTACCAAGATGCGCCAGGCCATCGCCCGCCTCACCACCCGCGCCAAGCAGGAGACCCCCCACTTCTATGTCTCGGTGGAGATAGATATGACCGAGGCAGTGGCCCTCCGCCAGCAGATCAACAAGGCCCTGGAAGCCCAGGGCACCCGGGTGAGCATCAACGACATGCTGGTGCGGGCGTGTGCTTTGGCGCTGAAGGAGTTCCCCACCTTCAATGCCTCCTTCCAGGACGGGAAGTTGCGGATGCACAAAGACATCCACATCGGCATCGCCATCAGCCTGGAGGGCGACCAGGGGCTGATTGTCCCCGCTTTGCTGGACTGCGCCCGCAAATCCCTGGCCGATATTGCCCGTGCATCCAAAGACCTGGTGGAGCGCGCCAACCGAGGCCACCTGACCCCCGAGGAGTATGGGGGAGCCACCTTCAGTATCAGCAACCTGGGCATGTATGATGTGGACAGTTTCATCGCTATCATCCACCCGCCCCAGGCGGCGGTGCTGGCGGTGGGGTCGGTGCGCCCCCGCCCTGTGGTACGCGACGGGCAGGTGGTGGTGCGCCAAATGTTGACCGCCACCCTCTCGGTGGACCATCGGGTAGCCGACGGTGCCCAGGCAGCCAGGTTCTTAGGGCGCATCAAGGCCCTTCTGGAGAACCCCCTCTCCCTTGTGGTGTAA
- a CDS encoding Uma2 family endonuclease — protein MTSHTRLTAQDLWRMGAGDARRELVNGEVVEMPPAGGVHGSIVTRLASAMAQVARANKSGEVLSGDVGFILRLPYDPERVRAPDIAFLAAHRLPQGRLPEGFLDGPPDLAVEILSPSDNPIEIQQKVRDYLEAGTRLVWVVAPRAKTITVYRPDGSARLLREHDTLDGEDVLPGLRVPLSEVF, from the coding sequence ATGACCAGCCACACCCGCCTCACTGCCCAAGACCTCTGGCGTATGGGCGCAGGGGATGCGCGCCGCGAACTGGTCAACGGGGAGGTCGTGGAGATGCCCCCAGCAGGTGGCGTGCACGGGAGTATTGTGACCCGTCTAGCCAGTGCCATGGCACAAGTTGCTCGCGCCAACAAAAGCGGGGAGGTGCTCTCCGGGGATGTGGGGTTCATCCTGCGCCTGCCCTATGACCCCGAACGGGTGCGCGCCCCCGACATCGCCTTCCTCGCCGCCCACCGCCTCCCCCAGGGACGCCTCCCCGAAGGCTTCCTGGACGGCCCCCCCGACCTGGCTGTGGAGATCCTCTCCCCCTCCGACAACCCCATTGAGATCCAGCAGAAGGTGCGCGACTACCTGGAGGCCGGCACCCGCCTGGTATGGGTGGTCGCCCCCAGGGCCAAGACCATCACCGTCTACCGCCCCGATGGCTCCGCACGCCTGCTCCGCGAACACGACACCCTGGACGGGGAGGATGTGCTCCCCGGCCTGCGGGTGCCCCTGTCAGAGGTGTTCTAA